Below is a window of Candidatus Cloacimonadota bacterium DNA.
AACTCGGTGATGAAGAAATGAGTGCTAAAGTCAGAACTTTATTGGAAGGAGTCGATGATGGATCCGAAGTCGATCGTGTTTTGTTGTAGCTGGTCATCATATCCAGGTTTACAATTATCCGATTTTAATAATGATAATATAGAGAATAAATATAATATCATCGTAAATATGTGTTCCGGCAGGATTTCCGGAGAATTGATTTTAGAAGCTTTCCGCAACAAAGCCTGGGGCGTAATGATAGCTTCCTGTCCCAATGATAAATGTGAACATGATGCCAATTACAAGACAAGAAGAAGGATTTTATTACTGCAAAAATTATTAGAACAATTCGGGATCGAGTCTGAAAGGATCAGGCTGGAATGGATAGATAAAGGTGAATCAGCTAAATTAGAAAAAGCGATCAACGAATTTAATAATGATCTAAAGGAATTAGGTCCGATAAAAATCGCGATTTGAGGTTAATTTAATGGAAATAAAATATTTAAAACAATGGGAAACTGAATTAAACACTTGTATTAGATGCGGATATTGTTTTGAAGGATGTCCGGTTTTCAAGGAACTTGGCTGGGAAATAGACGGAGCAAGAGGAAAATTGATCACAGCTTACGGATTATTAACAGGCAAACTCGAACCTACGGAATATATTGCCGAAAAGCTGTTCCAATGCACATTTTGCAGGGATTGCGTGGAAAGATGTTCTGCCGATGTATCTGTTCCCGATATCATGGGAGCAGTTCGAGCAGATCTATTTGATGCAGGCTTTTCTCT
It encodes the following:
- a CDS encoding hydrogenase iron-sulfur subunit, encoding MMDPKSIVFCCSWSSYPGLQLSDFNNDNIENKYNIIVNMCSGRISGELILEAFRNKAWGVMIASCPNDKCEHDANYKTRRRILLLQKLLEQFGIESERIRLEWIDKGESAKLEKAINEFNNDLKELGPIKIAI